In a genomic window of Plectropomus leopardus isolate mb chromosome 6, YSFRI_Pleo_2.0, whole genome shotgun sequence:
- the lzts1 gene encoding leucine zipper putative tumor suppressor 1, whose protein sequence is MGSVSSLVNGNSLNSKHCKASEHRLKKGTHRKSGGCSLDELLRCGFTQGSSSTAHPSKGLSHSRSGRSEDFFYIKVSHKPRSVYHRGGSMEDHAGGKNKDGESDGRLQPKLLLMSGKMTERTSAEKSLVRSTAFKPVIPRSTSSTDTGHNSLDHILCPREKARTPDIRHKQDTFSGTLSDSGRNSMSSLPTHSTSGSLSASTGPVSHSDGSSAPANSLSKGAQPNFPPWVNGNSTNLDCSYRAGLNSGGLASKANGDAGSPLPADEPSALSETAGGIRSPITTDESLIERLEQRLLERETELQELQVSFEDKEADTCQLFEERQRYCAEEMEGLKQRCSTKLRQVSQMAAKTQQALQLQVSQLQAEKERLQEDVSKLTQEKDIVELRLRSYVTESTQLAPTLEETQWEVCQKTGEISLLKQQLRDCQAEVNHKLNEIVSLRTSLKENTAKMELLERQNKDYEDKLHSRTIEVEVCQNELQRKKNEADLLREKVGTLEKDIQGMKQDLAMAKERRLQHSLQLEAHAQTEALERLIQDADSPAQGQGEENSGHSASESLQREVERLKQQLGEEKEAQERLANSFEQERQTWNKEKDRVIKYQKQLQINYLQVHKRNQDLERILRELTAELESRTELGMDIKYTSGLQTYDDVIATEI, encoded by the exons ATGGGTAGTGTCAGCAGCCTCGTCAATGGCAACAGCCTCAACAGCAAACACTGCAAGGCGTCTGAACATCGGTTAAAGAAGGGAACTCACAGGAAGAGTGGAGGTTGCAGCCTTGACGAGTTACTGAGGTGCGGCTTCACTCAGGGCTCCTCGTCCACCGCTCATCCCTCTAAAGGCCTGTCCCACTCCCGCTCAGGACGaagtgaagattttttttacatcaag GTGAGCCATAAACCGAGGTCAGTGTACCACAGAGGAGGATCAATGGAAGATCATGCAGGTGGAAAGAACAAAGATGGGGAATCAGATGGGCGACTGCAACCAAAACTGCTACTCATGTCAGGAAAAATGACTGAGAGG ACCTCTGCTGAGAAGTCATTGGTCCGTTCCACTGCCTTCAAGCCTGTGATTCCCAGGAGTACATCCTCCACAGACACAGGCCACAACAGCCTGGATCACATCCTTTGTCCTCGGGAGAAAGCAAGGACTCCAGACATTAGACACAAGCAAGACACCTTCTCAG ggacTCTCTCCGACTCTGGGCGCAACTCTATGTCTAGTCTGCCCACCCACAGCACCAGCGGCAGCCTAAGTGCTTCCACGGGCCCTGTCAGTCACAGCGATGGCAGCTCAGCTCCCGCAAACAGCCTCAGCAAGGGAGCGCAACCCAATTTCCCTCCATGGGTCAATGGGAATAGCACTAACCTTGACTGTAGCTACAGGGCTGGTTTAAACAGCGGAGGGCTGGCATCAAAGGCTAATGGGGACGCTGGCTCCCCACTTCCTGCAGATGAGCCAAGTGCTCTCTCTGAAACGGCGGGTGGGATTCGGTCCCCCATTACTACAGATGAGTCACTGATTGAACGTTTGGAACAAAGGCTGCTGGAGAGAGAGACCGAACTGCAGGAGCTACAG GTGAGTTTTGAAGACAAAGAGGCAGACACATGCCAGCTGTTCGAGGAAAGACAAAGGTACTGTGCTGAGGAGATGGAGGGGCTGAAGCAGCGATGCTCCACAAAGCTACGGCAAGTGTCCCAAATGGCTGCGAAGACCCAGCAAGCACTCCAGCTGCAGGTCAGCCAGCTCCAG gcagagaaagagaggcttCAGGAGGATGTCTCAAAGCTAACCCAAGAAAAAGATATTGTTGAGCTCCGACTGAGGTCTTATGTGACAGAGAGCACACAGCTTGCTCCGACACTGGAGGAAACACAATGGGAG GTGTGCCAGAAGACAGGGGAGATCTCATTACTGAAGCAGCAGCTGAGAGACTGCCAGGCAGAAGTCAACCACAAGCTGAATGAGATAGTCAGCCTCAGGACGTCACTGAAGGAGAACACAGCAAAGATGGAGCTGCTCGAGAGACAGAATAAAGACTATGAGGACAAACTGCACTCTCGCACCATAGAGGTTGAG gttTGCCAAAATGAACTCCAGCGTAAGAAGAATGAGGCTGATTTGCTGAGAGAGAAAGTGGGCACACTGGAGAAAGACATTCAGGGAATGAAACAGGACCTGGCCATGGCCAAAGAGCGGAGGCTGCAGCACAGTTTGCAACTTGAGGCCCATGCCCAGACTGAGGCCTTGGAAAGACTAATCCAAGACGCAGACTCCCCTGCCCAGGGCCAGGGGGAGGAGAACAGCGGACACAGCGCCTCAGAGTCACTCCAAAGAGAAGTGGAGAGACTGAAGCAGCAGCTCGGGGAGGAGAAAGAAGCACAAGAGAGGCTGGCCAACAGCTTTGAGCAGGAGAGGCAGACGTGGAACAAGGAGAAAGACAGGGTCATCAAGTACCAGAAGCAGCTCCAGATCAACTACCTGCAGGTGCACAAGAGGAACCAGGACCTAGAGAGGATCCTGAGGGAGCTAACTGCTGAACTGGAGAGCCGGACAGAGCTCGGCATGGACATCAAGTACACGTCAGGGTTACAAACATATGACGACGTTATTGCCACAGAGATTTGA
- the hspb11 gene encoding intraflagellar transport protein 25 homolog, whose amino-acid sequence MFDSSLSSLGAKVVVAASSDENHPPENIIDGNTNTFWMSTGMFPQEIIIRFAGPTNISAVTVDSYNVKHLKIEKNTSQNASQFESVTEKDFEHTEGRLQSHAISLNGSSATHLRFIITSGYDHFVSVHRVSVQN is encoded by the exons ATGTTTGATTCCTCGCTGAGTTCTTTGGGGGCAAAAGTTGTCGTCGCTGCGTCCAGCGATGAAAATCACCCACCAGAAAACATCATTGACGG AAACACTAACACGTTTTGGATGTCCACCGGGATGTTTCCTCAAGAAATCATCATTCGCTTTGCTGGACCCACGAATATTTCTGCCGTGACCGTGGACAGCTATAATG tcaAGCATCTAAAGATAGAAAAGAACACCTCACAAAATGCTTCTCAATTTGAGTCTGTTACAGAgaaag ACTTTGAACATACAGAGGGACGTCTTCAGTCGCATGCAATTTCG CTAAATGGAAGCAGTGCAACTCACCTTCGTTTTATCATCACCTCAGGATATGATCACTTCGTCTCCGTGCACAGAGTTAGTGTACAAAATTGA